A portion of the Musa acuminata AAA Group cultivar baxijiao chromosome BXJ1-1, Cavendish_Baxijiao_AAA, whole genome shotgun sequence genome contains these proteins:
- the LOC135595814 gene encoding SNF1-related protein kinase catalytic subunit alpha KIN10-like encodes MEGSGRGGSADVVLQNYKLGKTLGIGSFGKVKIAEHLLTGHKVAIKILNRRKIKNMEMEEKVRREIKILRLFMHPHIIRLYEVIETQSDIYVVMEYVKSGELFDYIVEKGRLQEDEARRFFQQIISGVEYCHRNMVVHRDLKPENVLLDSKWNVKIADFGLSNVMRDGHFLKTSCGSPNYAAPEVISGKLYAGPEVDVWSCGVILYALLCGTLPFDDENIPNLFKKIKGGIYTLPSHLSPLARDLIPRMLIVDPMKRITIREIREHPWFQTHLPRYLAVPPPDTMQQAKKIDEDILQEVIKMGFDKNQLVESLHSRIQNEATVSYYLLLDNRFRATSGYLGDDFQETMDGGFSRMGSSETPAIAHRFSVYMDQQGIGLRPHFPVERKWALGLQSRAHPREIMTEVLKALQELNVCWKKIGHYNLKCRFIPGISDHAESMLDNSRHANHSFSDDSAIVESDDVAGKESSTVKFEIQLYKTREDKYLLDLQRVSGPHLLFLDLCAALLAQLRVL; translated from the exons ATGGAAGGATCTGGCAGAGGGGGCAGTGCTGATGTCGTTCTACAAAATTATAAGCTAGGAAAAACTCTTGGCATTGGCTCGTTTGGCAAGGTTAAGATTGCAGAGCATTTACTGACAGGACACAAGGTTGCTATCAAGATCCTAAATCGTCGTAAAATAAAAAACATGGAAATGGAAGAAAAAG TTAGACGAGAGATCAAAATATTGAGATTATTTATGCATCCCCATATTATCCGTCTTTATGAGGTAATAGAGACTCAGTCAGATATTTATGTGGTGATGGAGTATGTTAAGTCAGGCGAGCTATTTGATTATATAGTTGAAAAGGGAAGATTGCAAGAGGATGAAGCTCGCCGTTTTTTTCAACAG ATCATATCTGGTGTTGAATATTGTCATAGAAACATGGTTGTTCATCGGGATTTGAAACCAGAGAATGTGTTGCTAGATTCGAAATGGAATGTTAAAATTGCTGACTTCGGCTTAAGTAATGTTATGCGTGATGGCCATTTTCTGAAGACTAGTTGTGGGAGCCCAAATTATGCTGCTCCTGAG GTAATTTCTGGAAAACTATATGCTGGACCTGAGGTTGATGTATGGAGTTGTGGTGTCATTCTTTATGCTCTTCTTTGTGGCACCCTTCCCTTTGATGATGAGAACATACCCAACTTATTTAAGAAAATAAAG GGCGGGATATATACCCTTCCTAGCCATTTGTCTCCTCTTGCACGGGATTTGATTCCCAGAATGCTAATTGTTGATCCTATGAAGCGAATAACCATTCGTGAGATTCGTGAACATCCATGGTTCCAGACTCATCTTCCTCGCTATTTGGCTGTACCACCACCAGATACTATGCAGCAAGCTAAAAAG ATCGACGAAGACATTCTTCAGGAGGTAATCAAAATGGGCTTTGACAAGAACCAGTTGGTTGAGTCTCTTCATAGCAGAATCCAGAATGAG GCAACTGTATCATATTACCTACTTCTGGACAATCGTTTCCGTGCTACGAGTGGCTACCTTGGGGATGATTTTCAAGAAACTATG GATGGTGGTTTCTCACGTATGGGTTCAAGTGAAACTCCAGCTATTGCACATCGGTTTTCGGTATATATGGATCAACAGGGTATTGGTTTGAGGCCACATTTTCCTGTTGAAAGAAAATGGGCTCTTGGACTTCAG TCTCGAGCTCATCCTCGTGAGATAATGACAGAGGTCCTTAAAGCTCTACAAGAACTAAATGTCTGTTGGAAAAAGATTGGACATTATAACCTGAAATGCCGTTTTATTCCTGGCATTTCTGATCATGCTGAAAGCATGCTTGATAATTCTCGGCATGCTAACCATAGCTTTAGTGATGATTCCGCCATTGTTGAAAGCGACGATGTTGCTGGGAAAGAATCCAGCACAGTCAAGTTTGAGATTCAG CTCTACAAGACCAGGGAAGACAAGTATCTCCTTGACTTGCAGAGGGTCAGTGGGCCGCATCTCCTCTTTCTCGACTTATGTGCTGCCTTACTTGCTCAGCTTAGAGTCCTATAA
- the LOC135596073 gene encoding peptidyl-prolyl cis-trans isomerase FKBP18, chloroplastic-like, with product MAATHGCLRSLRPAPLLSSSSAAAAAAPKQLFHYPCPSRTSLPISRRDALLISVLPLSFIALPLPSQARERRGRKAIAPEEYSTSPNGLKYYDLIEGKGPKAEKGSTVQVHFDCIYRGITAISSRESKLLAGNRVIAQPYEFTVGSLPGKERKREFVENANGLYSAQAAPKPPPALYSITEGMKVGGKRTVVVPPELGYGKKGMNEIPPGADFEMNVELLEVIPPGEK from the exons ATGGCTGCAACGCATGGCTGTCTGAGGTCGCTTCGTCCTGctcccctcctctcctcctcctccgctgcagcagcagcagcaccgaaGCAGCTATTCCACTATCCATGTCCTTCTCGCACTTCACTCCCCATTTCGAGAAGGGATGCGCTTCTGATATCTGTTCTGCCCCTCAGCTTCATTGCGCTCCCCCTTCCTTCGCAAGCCAgggagagaagaggaaggaaggccaTCGCTCCCGAGGAGTACTCCACCAGCC CTAATGGTCTGAAGTATTATGATCTTATTGAGGGGAAGGGCCCGAAAGCTGagaaaggttccacagttcag GTACATTTTGACTGCATCTATCGAGGAATTACAGCCATCTCAAGTCGTGAATCTAAACTTCTAGCTGGCAATCGCGTTATTGCACAG CCTTATGAATTTACTGTCGGGTCGCTACCTGGTAAGGAAAGAAAGCGTGAGTTTGTGGAAAATGCAAATGGCCTCTATTCAGCCCAGGCTGCACCAAAACCCCCTCCAGCTCTGTATTCAATAACCGAAGGAATGAAAGTAGGAGGGAAG AGGACTGTGGTCGTTCCTCCCGAGCTCGGTTATGGAAAAAAAGGAATGAATGAAATACCA CCTGGAGCTGATTTTGAAATGAATGTGGAGCTTTTGGAAGTGATACCTCCAGGAGAAAAGTAA
- the LOC135596104 gene encoding outer envelope pore protein 21B, chloroplastic-like: MESSLRFDGDSESLRIHAKEKIPLASKTLLQAHGELDTGAGTPSFLALFVRHFYPELSASMGIGVQLNKEEKLSYSVRGKKSFPITANGLVGINLKGMCYFDKEFKERKPRGAVELAWSIFNFQKDQDVRIKIGYEICDQVPYLQIRENNWTLGADIRGKWNVRFDL, encoded by the exons ATGGAGAGCTCGCTCAGGTTCGATGGCGATTCCGAATCTCTTAGGATCCACGCCAAGGAGAAGATTCCCCTCGCCTCCAAAACCCTACTGCAG GCTCATGGAGAATTAGACACGGGGGCTGGGACTCCTAGTTTTCTTGCCCTGTTTGTTCGGCATTTCTATCCCGAG TTATCAGCTAGCATGGGTATAGGTGTTCAGCTCAACAAAGAAGAAAAACTCAGTTACAGTGTTAGGGGAAAGAAGTCATTTCCAATCACAGCCAACGGTCTAGTGGGCATAAACTTGAAAGGAATGTGCTATTTTGACAAAGAATTTAAAGAG AGGAAGCCAAGAGGAGCAGTTGAGTTGGCGTGGAGCATATTCAATTTCCAAAAGGACCAAGACGTGAGGATTAAAATAGGATACGAAATTTGCGACCAG GTGCCGTACTTGCAGATCAGGGAAAATAATTGGACCCTCGGTGCAGATATCCGTGGTAAATGGAATGTCAGATTTGATTTATGA
- the LOC135596150 gene encoding histone H4, with product MSGRGKGGKGLGKGGAKRHRKVLRDNIQGITKPAIRRLARRGGVKRISGLIYEETRGVLKIFLENVIRDAVTYTEHARRKTVTAMDVVYALKRQGRTLYGFGG from the coding sequence ATGTCCGGCCGCGGAAAGGGAGGCAAGGGTCTCGGCAAGGGCGGGGCGAAGCGTCACCGAAAGGTTCTCCGCGACAACATCCAGGGCATCACCAAGCCGGCCATCCGCCGCCTTGCCCGCCGTGGTGGTGTCAAGCGCATCAGTGGCCTTATCTACGAGGAGACCCGCGGCGTCCTCAAGATCTTCCTCGAGAACGTCATCCGAGATGCCGTCACGTACACGGAGCACGCCCGCCGCAAGACCGTCACCGCCATGGACGTCGTCTACGCTCTTAAGCGCCAGGGCCGTACTCTCTACGGGTTCGGTGGTTGA
- the LOC103979695 gene encoding mitochondrial phosphate carrier protein 1, mitochondrial isoform X2, with protein MGAGEAGKGNGWWKGMRVFSPEYYAVCAVGGMLSAGTTHLAITPLDVLKVNMQVNPLKYNSIFSGLHILVKEQGPSSLWRGWAGKLFGYGAQGGCKFGLYEYFKKMYSDVLTGYNRSTIFFASSASAQVIADVALCPFEAVKVRVQTQPNFAKGLIDGFPKLYASEGLSGFYKGLLPLWGRNLPFSILMFSTFEHTVDILYHNVIQKKKEDCSRAQQLGVTCIAGYASGAIGCEEHRISQFVYKKPSCSIYTCWTCYNLAVVLL; from the exons ATGGGCGCAGGTGAAGCTGGGAAGGGCAACGGATGGTGGAAGGGGATGCGGGTCTTCTCGCCGGAGTACTATGCTGTGTGCGCCGTCGGTGGGATGCTCAGCGCCGGCACAACCCACCTCGCCATCACCCCCCTCGATGTTTTGAAGGTCAACATGCAG GTGAACCCCCTTAAATACAACAGCATCTTTTCGGGTTTGCATATCCTTGTCAAAGAACAAGGGCCGTCTTCCCTTTGGAGAGGCTGGGCTGGCAAACTGTTTGGATATGGTGCTCAAGGCGGCTGCAAGTTTGGGCTCTATGAGTATTTCAAAAAGATGTATTCTGATGTATTGACAGGATATAATAGGAGCACAATCTTCTTTGCAAGCAGTGCATCTGCACAAGTAATAGCAGATGTTGCCCTTTGCCCATTTGAGGCTGTGAAAGTTCGTGTTCAAACACAACCCAATTTTGCTAAGGGCTTGATTGATGGCTTCCCAAAGTTATATGCATCTGAAGGCCTGTCTGG CTTCTACAAGGGACTTTTACCACTCTGGGGCCGGAATCTACCAT TTTCTATTCTCATGTTCTCCACATTTGAGCATACTGTGGATATACTATACCATAATGttatccaaaagaaaaaggaggacTGTTCAAGAGCTCAACAACTTGGGGTGACTTGTATAGCTGGTTATGCATCCGGAGCTATCG GCTGCGAAGAACATAGGATTTCCCAATTTGTTTACAAGAAGCCTTCCTGTTCGATTTACACTTGTTGG